One part of the Rutidosis leptorrhynchoides isolate AG116_Rl617_1_P2 chromosome 1, CSIRO_AGI_Rlap_v1, whole genome shotgun sequence genome encodes these proteins:
- the LOC139859062 gene encoding uncharacterized protein — MELEQSIDFDDLIDFDTIFFSDDRNSDRSPSILQTSSQSSSLQTHVNDQSPLSVDDIEQFFMNDQDDVFSQGSVLDEFIRENLLDKSGEVANISDDVVNYQNDAVVDHDEGINSNDDTISNNRKRQQRDTDVAPSSQESENSDLDGFVNDLLIDSPLEGEKSSEVVDLSDDSADDQTNSNQNEAALVNHKERKQNSSENDDPLDKKRKRQLRNKDAALKSRERKKMYVKELEMKSKYYEGECRRLGSILQCIMAENQAFRFSLHTSTSNSSNKAFNASMTKQESAVLFLESLLLGSLLWLISIVCQLVVLPNLHQQSQLVTVVEEKLPNPGLRKEGTQICRQTLLMGKQFKASRSRMRPSLQHLQVLRNILAVL; from the exons ATGGAACTTGAACAGTCAATCGATTTTGACGATCTTATTGATTTTGATACAATCTTCTTCTCCGATGATCGAAATTCAGATCGCTCACCATCTATCCTTCAAACTTCGTCTCAATCATCATCATTACAAACTCATGTAAACGATCAGTCTCCGTTGTCTGTCGATGATATCGAGCAGTTTTTTATGAACGATCAGGATGACGTGTTTTCTCAAGGTTCGGTTCTGGATGAGTTTATTCGTGAAAATCTGCTTGATAAATCCGGTGAAGTTGCGAATATATCTGATGATGTAGTTAATTATCAGAATGATGCTGTTGTTGACCACGATGAAGGAATTAATTCCAATGATGATACTATCTCTAATAACAGGAAaag GCAACAGAGGGATACAGATGTGGCTCCAAGTTCTCAAGAAAGTGAAAATTCGGATCTGGATGGATTTGTTAATGACCTTTTAATTGATTCTCCTTTAGAAGGTGAAAAATCTAGTGAAGTGGTTGATCTTTCTGATGACTCAGCAGATGATCAAACGAATAGCAATCAGAATGAAGCTGCTCTTGTTAATCACAAGGAAAGAAAACAAAATAGTTCTGAGAATGATGATCCTCTCGACAAGAAGCGGAAAAG GCAACTGAGGAATAAAGATGCAGCTCTAAAATCTCGAGAAAGGAAAAAAATGTATGTAAAAGAGCTAGAGATGAAAAGTAAGTACTATGAAGGGGAATGCAGGAGATTGGGGTCGATACTTCAATGTATTATGGCTGAGAATCAAGCTTTCCGATTTTCTTTACATACTAGTACTAGTAATAGTAGTAATAAGGCATTCAATGCTTCAATGACCAAGCAGGAGTCTGCTGTGCTCTTCTTGG AATCCCTGCTGCTGGGTTCCCTGCTTTGGTTAATAAGCATAGTTTGTCAGCTGGTCGTCCTTCCAAACCTTCACCAGCAAAGTCAACTAGTAACCGTGGTAGAAGAAAAACTACCAAATCCGGGTCTAAGGAAGGAGGGAACACAAATATGTAGACAGACCTTGTTAATGGGTAAACAATTCAAAGCGTCACGCTCAAGGATGAGACCGAGCCTTCAGCATCTACAAGTTTTAAGAAATATCCTAGCTGTTCtttga